A window from Labrus mixtus chromosome 14, fLabMix1.1, whole genome shotgun sequence encodes these proteins:
- the cltca gene encoding clathrin, heavy chain a (Hc) isoform X1: MAQILPIRFQEHLQLQNLGINPANIGFSTLTMESDKFICIREKVGEQTQVVIIDMADPNTPIRRPISADSAIMNPASKVIALKAAKTLQIFNIEMKSKMKAHTMTDDVTFWKWISLNTVALVTDTAVYHWSMEGDSQPVKVFDRHSSLAGCQIINYRTDAKQKWLLLIGISAQQNRVVGAMQLYSVDRKVSQPIEGHAASFAQFKMEGNTEESTLFCFAVRGQAGGKLHIIEVGTPPTGNQPFPKKAVDVFFPPEAQNDFPVAMQISSKQDVVFLITKYGYIHLYDLETGTCIYMNRISGETIFVTAPHEATSGIIGVNRKGQVLSVCVEEENIIPYITNVLQNPDLALRLAVRNNLAGGEELFARKFNNLFAAGNYSEAAKVAANAPKGILRTPDTIRRFQSVPTQAGQTSPLLQYFGILLDQGQLNKFESLELCRPVLQQGRKQLLEKWLKEDKLECSEELGDLVKAVDPTLALSVYLRANVPNKVIQCFAETGQFPKIVLYAKKVGYTPDWIFLLRNVMRINPEQGLQFAQMLVQDEEPLADITQIVDVFMEYNLIQQCTSFLLDALKNNRPSEGPLQTRLLEMNLMHAPQVADAILGNQMFTNYDRAHIAQLCEKAGLLQRALEHYTDLYDIKRAVVHTHLLNPEWLVNFFGSLSVEDSLECLRAMLSANIRQNLQICVQVASKYHEQLSTQSLTELFESFKSFEGLFYFLGSIVNFSQDPEVHFKYIQAACKTGQIKEVERICRESNCYDPERVKNFLKEAKLTDQLPLIIVCDRFDFVHDLVLYLYRNNLQKYIEIYVQKVNPSRLPVVVGGLLDVDCSEDVIKSLILVVRGQFSTDELVAEVEKRNRLKLLLPWLESRIHEGCEEPATHNALAKIYIDSNNNPERFLRENPFYDSRVVGKYCEKRDPHLACVAYERGQCDQELINVCNENSLFKSLSRYLVRRKDPDLWASVLLETNPFRRPLIDQVVQTALSETQDPEEVSVTVKAFMTADLPNELIELLEKIVLDNSVFSEHRNLQNLLILTAIKADRTRVMEYISRLDNYDAPDIANIAISNELFEEAFAIFKKFDVNTSAVQVLIEHIGNLDRAYEFAERCNEPAVWSQLAKAQLQKELVKEAIDSYIKADDPSAYMEVVQAADKSGNWEDLVKFLQMARKKARESYVETELIFALAKTNRLAELEEFINGPNNAHIQQVGDRCYDEKMYDAAKLLYNNVSNFGRLASTLVHLGEYQAAVDGARKANSTRTWKEVCFACVDGKEFRLAQMCGLHIVVHADELEELINYYQDRGYFEELITMLEAALGLERAHMGMFTELAILYSKFKPQKMREHLELFWSRVNIPKVLRAAEQAHLWAELVFLYDKYEEFDNAIITMMNHPTDAWKEGQFKDIITKVANVELYYKATQFYLEFKPLLLNDLLIVLSPRLDHSRAVNFFSKVKQLPLVKPYLRSVQNHNNKSVNEALNNLFITEEDYQALRTSIDAYDNFDNISLAQRLEKHELIEFRRIAAYLFKGNNRWKQSVELCKKDKLYKDAMQYASESKDTELAEELLAWFLQENKKECFAACLFTCYDLLRPDVVLETAWRHNIMDFSMPYFIQVMREYLSKVDAVQEQVDKLETSESLRKEEEQATETQPIVYGTPQLMLTAGPSVPVAPQQAYGYGYQAPAGFSQPAPQPGFGYGM, translated from the exons CTCCAAAACTTAGGGATCAATCCTGCCAACATAGGCTTCAGCACCCTCACCATGGAGTCGGATAAATTCATCTGTATCCGGGAGAAGGTGGGCGAGCAGACTCAGGTTGTGATCATTGACATGGCCGACCCCAATACACCCATCCGCAGGCCCATCTCGGCGGACAGCGCCATCATGAATCCAGCCAGCAAAGTCATTGCACTTAAAG CCGCCAAAACTCTTCAGATCTTCAACATCGAGATGAAGAGCAAGATGAAGGCTCACACCATGACGGACGACGTTACCTTCTGGAAGTGGATCTCCCTGAACACAGTTGCACTTGTGACTGACACTGCCGTCTACCACTGGAGCATGGAGGGTGACTCACAGCCTGTGAAAGTCTTCGACCGCCACTCCAGCCTGGCAGGCTGCCAGATCATCAACTACCGTACTGACGCCAAGCAGAAATGGCTGCTGCTCATCGGCATCTCAGCCCAG CAAAATCGGGTGGTGGGAGCCATGCAGCTCTACTCTGTTGACAGGAAGGTGTCTCAGCCCATCGAAGGCCATGCTGCCAGCTTCGCCCAGTTCaagatggagggaaacacagaggagtCGACTTTGTTCTGCTTCGCTGTCAGAGGCCAGGCTGGTGGAAAG TTGCACATCATTGAGGTGGGGACACCACCGACTGGCAACCAGCCGTTTCCAAAGAAAGCAGTGGATGTGTTCTTCCCTCCAGAGGCCCAGAACGACTTCCCTGTGGCTATGCAG ATAAGCTCCAAGCAAGATGTCGTTTTCCTTATTACCAAATACGGCTACATCCACCTGTATGACCTGGAGACGGGCACTTGCATCTATATGAACCGCATCAGCGGAGAGACCATCTTTGTCACCGCACCTCATGAGGCCACCTCAGGCATCATCGGGGTCAACAGGAAGGGACAG GTGCTGTCAGTCTGCGTGGAAGAGGAAAACATCATCCCCTACATCACTAACGTGCTGCAGAATCCAGATCTGGCTCTCCGCTTGGCCGTCCGCAACAACCTGGCTGGCGGTGAGGAGCTCTTTGCCCGCAAGTTCAACAACCTGTTTGCTGCTGGAAACTACTCCGAGGCCGCCAAGGTTGCTGCAAATGCACCAAAG GGTATCCTGCGAACCCCAGACACCATCCGCCGCTTCCAGAGTGTTCCCACTCAGGCAGGACAGACCTCCCCTCTGCTGCAATACTTCGGTATCCTGTTGGACCAGGGCCAGCTCAACAAGTTCGAgtccctggagctctgcaggccaGTCCTCCAGCAGGGACGAAAACAGCTTCTGGAGAAGTGGCTGAAGGAAGACAAG TTGGAGTGCTCAGAGGAACTGGGTGACCTGGTGAAGGCAGTGGATCCCACCTTGGCTCTGAGTGTCTACCTGAGGGCCAACGTTCCCAATAAAGTCATCCAGTGCTTCGCAGAGACTGGTCAGTTCCCCAAGATCGTCCTGTACGCCAAGAAG GTGGGCTACACTCCAGACTGGATCTTCCTGCTGAGGAACGTGATGCGGATCAACCCCGAACAAGGCCTCCAGTTTGCCCAGATGCTGGTCCAGGATGAGGAGCCactggctgacatcactcag ATTGTGGATGTGTTCATGGAGTACAACCTGATCCAGCAGTGCACCTCCTTCCTCCTGGATGCTCTGAAGAACAACAGACCCTCAGAGGGACCTCTGCAGACTCGCCTGCTGGAGATGAACCTCATGCATGCTCCACAG GTTGCTGATGCTATCCTGGGCAACCAGATGTTCACCAACTATGACCGTGCCCACATCGCCCAGCTGTGTGAGAAGGCGGGACTTCTGCAAAGAGCCCTGGAGCACTACACCGACCTTTACGACATCAAGCGTGCTGttgtgcacacacacctgctcaacCCAGAG TGGCTGGTGAACTTCTTTGGCTCGCTGTCAGTCGAGGACTCTCTGGAGTGCCTCAGGGCGATGCTGTCGGCCAACATCCGCCAGAACCTGCAGATCTGCGTCCAGGTGGCCTCCAAGTACCATGAACAGCTCAGCACGCAGTCTCTCACTGAGCTCTTTGAGTCCTTCAAGAGCTTTGAAG gTCTCTTCTACTTCCTGGGCTCCATTGTGAACTTCAGCCAGGACCCCGAAGTTCACTTCAAATACATCCAGGCTGCCTGCAAGACCGGCCAGATCAAAGAGGTGGAGAGGATCTGCAGGGAGAGCAACTGCTACGACCCCGAGCGCGTCAAGAACTTCCTCAAG GAAGCCAAACTCACCGACCAGCTGCCGCTCATCATTGTCTGTGACCGTTTCGACTTTGTCCATGATCTGGTGCTCTACCTGTACCGCAACAACCTGCAGAAGTACATCGAGATCTACGTTCAGAAG GTGAATCCAAGCCGTCTGCCTGTTGTGGTTGGTGGTCTCCTGGACGTGGACTGCTCAGAGGACGTTATCAAGAGTCTAATCCTGGTGGTTAGGGGACAGTTCTCCACTGATGAGCTGGTCGCTGAGGTGGAAAAGAGGAACAG actgaagctgctgctgccgtgGCTCGAGTCTCGCATCCACGAGGGCTGTGAGGAGCCCGCTACCCACAATGCTCTGGCCAAGATCTACAttgacagcaacaacaacccTGAGCGCTTCCTGAGGGAGAACCCGTTCTACGACAGCCGTGTGGTGGGAAAGTACTGCGAGAAGAGGGACCCCCACCTGGCCTGTGTGGCCTACGAGAGGGGACAGTGTGACCAGGAGCTCATCAAT GTCTGCAATGAGAATTCCCTGTTCAAGAGCTTGTCTCGCTACCTGGTCCGCCGCAAAGACCCCGACCTGTGGGCCAGCGTGCTGCTGGAGACCAATCCCTTCAGACGACCACTCATTGACCAG GTGGTGCAGACTGCCCTGTCAGAGACCCAGGACCCAGAGGAGGTGTCCGTCACAGTCAAGGCCTTCATGACCGCGGACCTGCCCAACGAGCTCATCGAGCTGCTGGAGAAGATCGTGCTGGACAACTCTGTCTTCAGCGAACACAG AAATCTGCAGAACCTGCTGATCCTGACCGCGATCAAAGCGGACCGTACCCGTGTGATGGAGTACATCAGCAGGCTGGACAACTATGATGCCCCTGACATCGCTAACATCGCCATCAGCAACGAGCTCTTCGAGGAGGCCTTCGCCATCTTCAAGAAGTTTGACGTCAACACCTCTGCTGTGCAG GTGCTGATTGAGCACATTGGGAACCTGGACCGGGCCTACGAGTTTGCAGAGCGCTGCAATGAGCCGGCTGTGTGGAGCCAGCTGGCCAAGGCTCAGCTGCAGAAGGAGCTGGTCAAAGAGGCCATCGACTCGTACATCAAAGCTGACGATCCCTCCGCATACATGGAGGTGGTGCAGGCTGCTGATAAGAGCG GTAACTGGGAGGACCTGGTGAAGTTCCTTCAAATGGCTCGTAAGAAGGCCCGCGAGTCCTACGTGGAGACAGAGCTCATCTTTGCTTTGGCCAAAACCAACCGCCTGGCTGAGCTCGAGGAGTTCATCAACGGACCGAACAACGCCCACATCCAACAG GTCGGTGACCGCTGCTACGATGAGAAAATGTACGACGCTGCTAAGCTGCTGTACAACAACGTGTCCAACTTTGGTCGTCTTGCTTCGACTCTGGTGCACCTCGGAGAGTATCAGGCAGCTGTGGACGGAGCCCGCAAGGCCAACAGTACCCGCACCTGGAAGGAGGTGTGCTTCGCCTGCGTGGATGGGAAGGAGTTCAGACTGGCCCAGATGTGCGGCCTCCACATCGTGGTGCACGCTGACgagctggaggagctgatcAACTACTACCAG gaCCGTGGATACTTTGAGGAGCTGATCACCATGCTGGAGGCCGCCCTGGGCCTGGAGCGCGCTCACATGGGCATGTTCACAGAGCTCGCCATCCTTTACTCCAAGTTCAAGCCCCAGAAGATGAGGGAGCACCTGGAGCTCTTCTGGTCCAGAGTCAACATCCCCAAAGTCCTGAGAGCGGCGGAGCAGGCTCACCTGTGGGCCGAGCTCGTCTTCCTGTACGACAAGTACGAGGAGTTTGACAACGCCATCATCACCATGATGAACCACCCAACAGATGCCTGGAAGGAGGGACAGTTCAAGGACATCATCACTAAG GTGGCCAACGTGGAGCTCTACTACAAAGCCACCCAGTTCTATCTGGAGTTCAAGCCCTTGTTACTGAATGATTTGCTGATCGTGCTTTCTCCCAGACTGGACCACTCCCGCGCTGTCAACTTCTTCAGCAAG GTGAAACAGCTGCCTCTGGTCAAGCCGTACCTGCGGTCAGTacagaatcacaacaacaaGTCAGTCAATGAAGCACTTAACAACCTCTTCATCACAGAGGAGGACTATCAG GCACTGAGGACATCAATAGATGCCTACGACAACTTTGACAACATCTCCCTGGCGCAGCGTTTGGAGAAACACGAGCTGATCGAATTCAGGAGAATCGCTGCGTACCTCTTCAAGGGTAACAACCGCTGGAAACAGAGTGTGGAGCTCTGCAAGAAGGACAAGCTCTACAAG GATGCCATGCAGTACGCATCAGAGTCCAAGGACACAGAGCTGGCGGAGGAGCTGCTGGCCTGGTTCCTGCAGGAGAACAAGAAGGAGTGTTTCGCCGCCTGCTTGTTCACCTGCTACGACCTGCTGCGGCCCGATGTGGTGCTGGAGACCGCTTGGAGGCACAACATCATGGACTTTTCTATGCCATACTTCATTCAGGTCATGAGGGAGTACCTCAGCAAG GTTGACGCAGTTCAGGAACAG GTAGATAAACTAGAAACCTCAGAGTCCCtaaggaaagaggaggagcaggcaACAGAGACGCAACCCATCGTCTACG GCACACCCCAGCTGATGCTGACAGCGGGCCCCAGCGTACCCGTGGCCCCTCAGCAAGCTTACGGCTATGGCTACCAGGCGCCTGCAGGATTCAGTCAGCCAGCACCTCAGCCAGGATTTGGCTACGGCATGTAA
- the ptrh2 gene encoding peptidyl-tRNA hydrolase 2, mitochondrial, translating to MKLHSCCLNNQQTGRFNNMDLLCGPLGLGVVAGLGCGLFLGWHLRSRFGPASKSLIAAVGNGTGEASVMGEGGEFKMILVVRNDLKMGKGKVAAQCSHAAVSAYKQVQRRNPELLKQWEYCGQPKVVVKAPDEDTLIDLLGHAKEVGLPVSLIQDAGRTQIAPGSRTVLGIGPGPADLIDKVTGGLKLY from the exons atgaAGCTTCATTCATGCTGCTTGAACAACCAACAAACCGGCAG GTTTAACAACATGGATTTGCTGTGCGGTCCTCTGGGTTTGGGTGTAGTAGCAGGACTGGGCTGTGGCCTCTTCCTCGGCTGGCACCTTCGTTCTCGCTTTGGCCCGGCATCCAAAAGCCTGATTGCAGCCGTGGGAAACGGCACAGGGGAAGCAAGCGTGATGGGAGAAGGAGGCGAGTTCAAGATGATCCTCGTGGTCCGAAATGACCTGAAGATGGGGAAAGGCAAGGTGGCTGCCCAGTGCTCCCACGCCGCTGTATCAGCGTACAAACAGGTCCAGCGGAGGAACCCCGAGCTGCTCAAACAGTGGGAGTACTGCGGCCAGCCCAAGGTGGTGGTGAAAGCCCCGGATGAGGACACTCTGATTGATCTGCTGGGTCACGCCAAAGAAGTGGGGCTTCCTGTCAGCCTGATTCAGGACGCAGGGAGGACACAGATCGCACCGGGATCACGCACAGTGCTGGGTATCGGACCAGGTCCTGCTGATCTGATCGACAAAGTCACAGGAGGCCTGAAGCTCTACTAG
- the cltca gene encoding clathrin, heavy chain a (Hc) isoform X2: MAQILPIRFQEHLQLQNLGINPANIGFSTLTMESDKFICIREKVGEQTQVVIIDMADPNTPIRRPISADSAIMNPASKVIALKAAKTLQIFNIEMKSKMKAHTMTDDVTFWKWISLNTVALVTDTAVYHWSMEGDSQPVKVFDRHSSLAGCQIINYRTDAKQKWLLLIGISAQQNRVVGAMQLYSVDRKVSQPIEGHAASFAQFKMEGNTEESTLFCFAVRGQAGGKLHIIEVGTPPTGNQPFPKKAVDVFFPPEAQNDFPVAMQISSKQDVVFLITKYGYIHLYDLETGTCIYMNRISGETIFVTAPHEATSGIIGVNRKGQVLSVCVEEENIIPYITNVLQNPDLALRLAVRNNLAGGEELFARKFNNLFAAGNYSEAAKVAANAPKGILRTPDTIRRFQSVPTQAGQTSPLLQYFGILLDQGQLNKFESLELCRPVLQQGRKQLLEKWLKEDKLECSEELGDLVKAVDPTLALSVYLRANVPNKVIQCFAETGQFPKIVLYAKKVGYTPDWIFLLRNVMRINPEQGLQFAQMLVQDEEPLADITQIVDVFMEYNLIQQCTSFLLDALKNNRPSEGPLQTRLLEMNLMHAPQVADAILGNQMFTNYDRAHIAQLCEKAGLLQRALEHYTDLYDIKRAVVHTHLLNPEWLVNFFGSLSVEDSLECLRAMLSANIRQNLQICVQVASKYHEQLSTQSLTELFESFKSFEGLFYFLGSIVNFSQDPEVHFKYIQAACKTGQIKEVERICRESNCYDPERVKNFLKEAKLTDQLPLIIVCDRFDFVHDLVLYLYRNNLQKYIEIYVQKVNPSRLPVVVGGLLDVDCSEDVIKSLILVVRGQFSTDELVAEVEKRNRLKLLLPWLESRIHEGCEEPATHNALAKIYIDSNNNPERFLRENPFYDSRVVGKYCEKRDPHLACVAYERGQCDQELINVCNENSLFKSLSRYLVRRKDPDLWASVLLETNPFRRPLIDQVVQTALSETQDPEEVSVTVKAFMTADLPNELIELLEKIVLDNSVFSEHRNLQNLLILTAIKADRTRVMEYISRLDNYDAPDIANIAISNELFEEAFAIFKKFDVNTSAVQVLIEHIGNLDRAYEFAERCNEPAVWSQLAKAQLQKELVKEAIDSYIKADDPSAYMEVVQAADKSGNWEDLVKFLQMARKKARESYVETELIFALAKTNRLAELEEFINGPNNAHIQQVGDRCYDEKMYDAAKLLYNNVSNFGRLASTLVHLGEYQAAVDGARKANSTRTWKEVCFACVDGKEFRLAQMCGLHIVVHADELEELINYYQDRGYFEELITMLEAALGLERAHMGMFTELAILYSKFKPQKMREHLELFWSRVNIPKVLRAAEQAHLWAELVFLYDKYEEFDNAIITMMNHPTDAWKEGQFKDIITKVANVELYYKATQFYLEFKPLLLNDLLIVLSPRLDHSRAVNFFSKVKQLPLVKPYLRSVQNHNNKSVNEALNNLFITEEDYQALRTSIDAYDNFDNISLAQRLEKHELIEFRRIAAYLFKGNNRWKQSVELCKKDKLYKDAMQYASESKDTELAEELLAWFLQENKKECFAACLFTCYDLLRPDVVLETAWRHNIMDFSMPYFIQVMREYLSKVDKLETSESLRKEEEQATETQPIVYGTPQLMLTAGPSVPVAPQQAYGYGYQAPAGFSQPAPQPGFGYGM, from the exons CTCCAAAACTTAGGGATCAATCCTGCCAACATAGGCTTCAGCACCCTCACCATGGAGTCGGATAAATTCATCTGTATCCGGGAGAAGGTGGGCGAGCAGACTCAGGTTGTGATCATTGACATGGCCGACCCCAATACACCCATCCGCAGGCCCATCTCGGCGGACAGCGCCATCATGAATCCAGCCAGCAAAGTCATTGCACTTAAAG CCGCCAAAACTCTTCAGATCTTCAACATCGAGATGAAGAGCAAGATGAAGGCTCACACCATGACGGACGACGTTACCTTCTGGAAGTGGATCTCCCTGAACACAGTTGCACTTGTGACTGACACTGCCGTCTACCACTGGAGCATGGAGGGTGACTCACAGCCTGTGAAAGTCTTCGACCGCCACTCCAGCCTGGCAGGCTGCCAGATCATCAACTACCGTACTGACGCCAAGCAGAAATGGCTGCTGCTCATCGGCATCTCAGCCCAG CAAAATCGGGTGGTGGGAGCCATGCAGCTCTACTCTGTTGACAGGAAGGTGTCTCAGCCCATCGAAGGCCATGCTGCCAGCTTCGCCCAGTTCaagatggagggaaacacagaggagtCGACTTTGTTCTGCTTCGCTGTCAGAGGCCAGGCTGGTGGAAAG TTGCACATCATTGAGGTGGGGACACCACCGACTGGCAACCAGCCGTTTCCAAAGAAAGCAGTGGATGTGTTCTTCCCTCCAGAGGCCCAGAACGACTTCCCTGTGGCTATGCAG ATAAGCTCCAAGCAAGATGTCGTTTTCCTTATTACCAAATACGGCTACATCCACCTGTATGACCTGGAGACGGGCACTTGCATCTATATGAACCGCATCAGCGGAGAGACCATCTTTGTCACCGCACCTCATGAGGCCACCTCAGGCATCATCGGGGTCAACAGGAAGGGACAG GTGCTGTCAGTCTGCGTGGAAGAGGAAAACATCATCCCCTACATCACTAACGTGCTGCAGAATCCAGATCTGGCTCTCCGCTTGGCCGTCCGCAACAACCTGGCTGGCGGTGAGGAGCTCTTTGCCCGCAAGTTCAACAACCTGTTTGCTGCTGGAAACTACTCCGAGGCCGCCAAGGTTGCTGCAAATGCACCAAAG GGTATCCTGCGAACCCCAGACACCATCCGCCGCTTCCAGAGTGTTCCCACTCAGGCAGGACAGACCTCCCCTCTGCTGCAATACTTCGGTATCCTGTTGGACCAGGGCCAGCTCAACAAGTTCGAgtccctggagctctgcaggccaGTCCTCCAGCAGGGACGAAAACAGCTTCTGGAGAAGTGGCTGAAGGAAGACAAG TTGGAGTGCTCAGAGGAACTGGGTGACCTGGTGAAGGCAGTGGATCCCACCTTGGCTCTGAGTGTCTACCTGAGGGCCAACGTTCCCAATAAAGTCATCCAGTGCTTCGCAGAGACTGGTCAGTTCCCCAAGATCGTCCTGTACGCCAAGAAG GTGGGCTACACTCCAGACTGGATCTTCCTGCTGAGGAACGTGATGCGGATCAACCCCGAACAAGGCCTCCAGTTTGCCCAGATGCTGGTCCAGGATGAGGAGCCactggctgacatcactcag ATTGTGGATGTGTTCATGGAGTACAACCTGATCCAGCAGTGCACCTCCTTCCTCCTGGATGCTCTGAAGAACAACAGACCCTCAGAGGGACCTCTGCAGACTCGCCTGCTGGAGATGAACCTCATGCATGCTCCACAG GTTGCTGATGCTATCCTGGGCAACCAGATGTTCACCAACTATGACCGTGCCCACATCGCCCAGCTGTGTGAGAAGGCGGGACTTCTGCAAAGAGCCCTGGAGCACTACACCGACCTTTACGACATCAAGCGTGCTGttgtgcacacacacctgctcaacCCAGAG TGGCTGGTGAACTTCTTTGGCTCGCTGTCAGTCGAGGACTCTCTGGAGTGCCTCAGGGCGATGCTGTCGGCCAACATCCGCCAGAACCTGCAGATCTGCGTCCAGGTGGCCTCCAAGTACCATGAACAGCTCAGCACGCAGTCTCTCACTGAGCTCTTTGAGTCCTTCAAGAGCTTTGAAG gTCTCTTCTACTTCCTGGGCTCCATTGTGAACTTCAGCCAGGACCCCGAAGTTCACTTCAAATACATCCAGGCTGCCTGCAAGACCGGCCAGATCAAAGAGGTGGAGAGGATCTGCAGGGAGAGCAACTGCTACGACCCCGAGCGCGTCAAGAACTTCCTCAAG GAAGCCAAACTCACCGACCAGCTGCCGCTCATCATTGTCTGTGACCGTTTCGACTTTGTCCATGATCTGGTGCTCTACCTGTACCGCAACAACCTGCAGAAGTACATCGAGATCTACGTTCAGAAG GTGAATCCAAGCCGTCTGCCTGTTGTGGTTGGTGGTCTCCTGGACGTGGACTGCTCAGAGGACGTTATCAAGAGTCTAATCCTGGTGGTTAGGGGACAGTTCTCCACTGATGAGCTGGTCGCTGAGGTGGAAAAGAGGAACAG actgaagctgctgctgccgtgGCTCGAGTCTCGCATCCACGAGGGCTGTGAGGAGCCCGCTACCCACAATGCTCTGGCCAAGATCTACAttgacagcaacaacaacccTGAGCGCTTCCTGAGGGAGAACCCGTTCTACGACAGCCGTGTGGTGGGAAAGTACTGCGAGAAGAGGGACCCCCACCTGGCCTGTGTGGCCTACGAGAGGGGACAGTGTGACCAGGAGCTCATCAAT GTCTGCAATGAGAATTCCCTGTTCAAGAGCTTGTCTCGCTACCTGGTCCGCCGCAAAGACCCCGACCTGTGGGCCAGCGTGCTGCTGGAGACCAATCCCTTCAGACGACCACTCATTGACCAG GTGGTGCAGACTGCCCTGTCAGAGACCCAGGACCCAGAGGAGGTGTCCGTCACAGTCAAGGCCTTCATGACCGCGGACCTGCCCAACGAGCTCATCGAGCTGCTGGAGAAGATCGTGCTGGACAACTCTGTCTTCAGCGAACACAG AAATCTGCAGAACCTGCTGATCCTGACCGCGATCAAAGCGGACCGTACCCGTGTGATGGAGTACATCAGCAGGCTGGACAACTATGATGCCCCTGACATCGCTAACATCGCCATCAGCAACGAGCTCTTCGAGGAGGCCTTCGCCATCTTCAAGAAGTTTGACGTCAACACCTCTGCTGTGCAG GTGCTGATTGAGCACATTGGGAACCTGGACCGGGCCTACGAGTTTGCAGAGCGCTGCAATGAGCCGGCTGTGTGGAGCCAGCTGGCCAAGGCTCAGCTGCAGAAGGAGCTGGTCAAAGAGGCCATCGACTCGTACATCAAAGCTGACGATCCCTCCGCATACATGGAGGTGGTGCAGGCTGCTGATAAGAGCG GTAACTGGGAGGACCTGGTGAAGTTCCTTCAAATGGCTCGTAAGAAGGCCCGCGAGTCCTACGTGGAGACAGAGCTCATCTTTGCTTTGGCCAAAACCAACCGCCTGGCTGAGCTCGAGGAGTTCATCAACGGACCGAACAACGCCCACATCCAACAG GTCGGTGACCGCTGCTACGATGAGAAAATGTACGACGCTGCTAAGCTGCTGTACAACAACGTGTCCAACTTTGGTCGTCTTGCTTCGACTCTGGTGCACCTCGGAGAGTATCAGGCAGCTGTGGACGGAGCCCGCAAGGCCAACAGTACCCGCACCTGGAAGGAGGTGTGCTTCGCCTGCGTGGATGGGAAGGAGTTCAGACTGGCCCAGATGTGCGGCCTCCACATCGTGGTGCACGCTGACgagctggaggagctgatcAACTACTACCAG gaCCGTGGATACTTTGAGGAGCTGATCACCATGCTGGAGGCCGCCCTGGGCCTGGAGCGCGCTCACATGGGCATGTTCACAGAGCTCGCCATCCTTTACTCCAAGTTCAAGCCCCAGAAGATGAGGGAGCACCTGGAGCTCTTCTGGTCCAGAGTCAACATCCCCAAAGTCCTGAGAGCGGCGGAGCAGGCTCACCTGTGGGCCGAGCTCGTCTTCCTGTACGACAAGTACGAGGAGTTTGACAACGCCATCATCACCATGATGAACCACCCAACAGATGCCTGGAAGGAGGGACAGTTCAAGGACATCATCACTAAG GTGGCCAACGTGGAGCTCTACTACAAAGCCACCCAGTTCTATCTGGAGTTCAAGCCCTTGTTACTGAATGATTTGCTGATCGTGCTTTCTCCCAGACTGGACCACTCCCGCGCTGTCAACTTCTTCAGCAAG GTGAAACAGCTGCCTCTGGTCAAGCCGTACCTGCGGTCAGTacagaatcacaacaacaaGTCAGTCAATGAAGCACTTAACAACCTCTTCATCACAGAGGAGGACTATCAG GCACTGAGGACATCAATAGATGCCTACGACAACTTTGACAACATCTCCCTGGCGCAGCGTTTGGAGAAACACGAGCTGATCGAATTCAGGAGAATCGCTGCGTACCTCTTCAAGGGTAACAACCGCTGGAAACAGAGTGTGGAGCTCTGCAAGAAGGACAAGCTCTACAAG GATGCCATGCAGTACGCATCAGAGTCCAAGGACACAGAGCTGGCGGAGGAGCTGCTGGCCTGGTTCCTGCAGGAGAACAAGAAGGAGTGTTTCGCCGCCTGCTTGTTCACCTGCTACGACCTGCTGCGGCCCGATGTGGTGCTGGAGACCGCTTGGAGGCACAACATCATGGACTTTTCTATGCCATACTTCATTCAGGTCATGAGGGAGTACCTCAGCAAG GTAGATAAACTAGAAACCTCAGAGTCCCtaaggaaagaggaggagcaggcaACAGAGACGCAACCCATCGTCTACG GCACACCCCAGCTGATGCTGACAGCGGGCCCCAGCGTACCCGTGGCCCCTCAGCAAGCTTACGGCTATGGCTACCAGGCGCCTGCAGGATTCAGTCAGCCAGCACCTCAGCCAGGATTTGGCTACGGCATGTAA